CCCAATTGCATTTTCTTTATAATATAGCGGTTAAAGCCACAGAAAACCTGCTTCCCCTGGCCGGCAGGTACAGTGAAAAACTTCGGAAATTTAGCGACGGAAGAAATGGCCTTTTTGAAGACCTGGCTTCAAAAATTGCCCCCGGCGATAAGACCATCTGGTTTCATGCCGCCTCCCTGGGAGAGTATGAACAGGCAGTACCCGTAATTCTGAAGGTGAAAGAAATTTTTCCGGGGCACAAGATCGTATTGAGTTTCTTTTCCCCCTCGGGCTTTGAAGTAAAGAAAAATACTTCAGTAGCCGATGTGGTTACCTACCTCCCGCTGGACACGCCTGCAAATGCCGAAAAATTCCTGAAAGTGGCACATCCCGACTGGGCGCTGTTCATAAAATATGAATTCTGGCCCAACTTTTTACAGGCGCTCAAAAATAGCAATATCAGGAGCCTTTTAATTTCAGGGGTTTTCAGGGAGAATCAGCTGTTCTTTAAGCCCTACGGAAAATGGATGCGGCAGTACCTCGAAGCTTTTGAGTTCTTTTTTGTTCAGAATAAAAAATCGGAACAGCTTTTACAGCAAATAGGTTTTGAAAATTGTAAAGTAAGCGGGGACACGAGGTTTGACAGGGTAAATGCGCAACTGAAACAGGACAACCGGCTGCAGTTTATCGAAGAATTTGTGGGCGATAAGCTTTGTGTTGTGGCAGGAAGCACCTGGCCCGAAGATGAAGATTTAATTGTAGACTTCATTAACAGGAATCATCAAGGCGTAAAGTTCATTATTGCTCCGCACGCCATAAAAGCTGAAAAAATTCAGGGTTTACAGTCAAAGCTGAAAGCAGAATCGGTATTGTTTTCAGAAAAAGAAGGCAAACCGCTTAAAGATGCCGGCGTGTTCATTATTGACACCGTGGGATTGCTTACAAAGATCTACAGCTATGCCCATATTGCCTACGTGGGCGGTGCGGCCGGAAATACCGGTTTGCACAATATCCTGGAACCGGCAGCTTTTGGGGTTCCGGTGGTGATTGGACATAACTTTGAGAAATTTCCGGAAGCAAAAGAACTTATGGAAGCCGGCGGACTCTTTTCAGCAGAAAATAGTACCCAGGCAAATGAGATTTTTCACAAGCTGGTTAATGACAGGGAGTTCAGGGAAAAAACAGGTTCAAATTCGGTAGCTTTTATTGAACAAAACAAGGGAGCCACAGAGAGAATTTATAATTATTTCTTAAAAAACAAATAAAAATAACCTTGCTTTAACAGCATGAACGAGAGTTTATTGAAACTCTGTTTTGCATATATAAAAAATAGTTTAAATTTGTTTCAACTAATTAAACATACTAACATGAAAAAATTATTTTTAGGATTACTTGTAGCTGCATTTACTCTTTCTATCTACTCTTGTAGAGAAACTACTGAAGAGAATGTGGAAACTAACTTGGAAGAAGTAGAATCTGATCTTGAAGAAACAGGAGAAGACATTGAGTCTGGTCTTGAAGACGCAGGAAATGAAATAGAAGAAACTGCTGAACAAACTGAGCAGGAAATCGAAGAAGAAGTTAACAATACTGACGATATCCAGTAGACTTTTTCCTTTTAAAAATTTAGAG
This Salinimicrobium tongyeongense DNA region includes the following protein-coding sequences:
- a CDS encoding 3-deoxy-D-manno-octulosonic acid transferase, with product MHFLYNIAVKATENLLPLAGRYSEKLRKFSDGRNGLFEDLASKIAPGDKTIWFHAASLGEYEQAVPVILKVKEIFPGHKIVLSFFSPSGFEVKKNTSVADVVTYLPLDTPANAEKFLKVAHPDWALFIKYEFWPNFLQALKNSNIRSLLISGVFRENQLFFKPYGKWMRQYLEAFEFFFVQNKKSEQLLQQIGFENCKVSGDTRFDRVNAQLKQDNRLQFIEEFVGDKLCVVAGSTWPEDEDLIVDFINRNHQGVKFIIAPHAIKAEKIQGLQSKLKAESVLFSEKEGKPLKDAGVFIIDTVGLLTKIYSYAHIAYVGGAAGNTGLHNILEPAAFGVPVVIGHNFEKFPEAKELMEAGGLFSAENSTQANEIFHKLVNDREFREKTGSNSVAFIEQNKGATERIYNYFLKNK